ACCTTTGGGGAAACGCTGTCATCGGCACGAGCCGGCATCATTGTTCAAGGGTGTGAAGGAATCCCAGGCCATCGTGCGGAGGTCGTCGTCGAGACCTACCGAACATGGCCATGCAACTTCCGGCTTCACACCGCCTCGTCGTCGCGGCATCGATCGCCTCAGCCCTCGTGGTCCTGGGGTGTCTCAGCACCACGGCGGAAGCTCGGGGGAGCAGGAGCTACTTCCGGGCGAGCCGGGGCGGTACCCACGCCCACTACTCCTGTGAGTACGGATGCTCGGGGCGCAGTCGCAGCGCACGGATGTTCGGCCATCGCTCGCGCGGCTTCGGCGACGAGCACTTCGGGGCGTTGGGCCGCCGCTTCCGCCGCGGTCCCGACGGCGTGCTCTATGCCGTCGACGTCGGGGGAGACGCCGACGGGAGAGCGGAGCCGGCGCTCGCGGTCGTGGTGCAGCCCCGGCCGGCATGCGTCTACGACCGCGTTCCGGAACCCCCGCCGGGGTACACATACTTCTCTCGCCCGCTTCGGCCTTTCGAGGTCACCGGACAGCCGGTGGCGTTCTCCGACAAGGTGCCGATCAGCCAGGGAAGCTTTCGGCTCTGCGAGTGAGCGCTCGGCGTCGGTTATGTTCATCTAGGGCCTGCCCTAGCTGAACGCTCCGGCGTTGAACGCCCGCCCTCGGCACCGCCGTTCATTTAGAATGGATGTTGACGAAATGAACGCATCCGCTACAACGTCTTAGAACCTAGATGAACGGAGCGGGCCCGTGATCGTCGGATATGCTAGGACGTCAACCACGGAACAGGTCGCGGGTTTCGAGGCGCAAGACCGCGACCTCCGCGCGGTCGGCGCCGAGCGCATCTTCTCCGAACAGGTGTCCAGCGTCGCGGCGCGGCCCGAGCTTGAGGCGGCGATCGGCTTCGTGCGGCAGGGCGACGTGTTCGCCGTGACCAAGCTCGACCGCCTCGCCCGGAGCGTGGCGAACCTGCTGGAGATCGTGGCCCGGCTGGAGGCGAAGGGCGTCACGCTCCGCATCCTCAACCTCGGCCTCGACACCGCGACCCCAACGGGCAAGCTGATGCTGACAGTCATGGGCGGAGTCGCCGAGTTTGAGCGCTCGATGATGTTGGAGCGCCAGCGCGAGGGCATCGCCAAGGCCAAGGCGGAAGGCGCCTACAAGGGCCGCAAGCCGACGTCTCGCGCCAGGTCGGCCGAGGTCGCGGCGTTGAAGGCCGAGGGCCGTAGCGTGCGAGCCATCGCGGAGGCGCTGGGGATCAGCGTCGGATCGGTTCACGGGATGCTGAGAGTCCGTCCGGGAAGTCAGGCTGCGCAACCTATGCGACGTAGCAGCATCATGACGGACGCAGCGTAGAGGAAGGCCTTTGCGGATGCGATTGTGGCCTCCGGATCCTTCCAGAGGCGTCGATTGCGGCTGATCCAGGCGAAGAAGCGCTCAACCACCCATCGCCGGGGGTGAACCACGAAGCCGACCTGCCCGGGTGGTTTGCGGACGATCTCGACGGCGATGAGCGTGGCGCTGTCCGGCTTGTCGCCGGCGTAGCCCGCGTCGGCGAAGGCCTTGGCGATGAAAGGATATGAACGGCGTGACTGCTTGAGCACCGGCACGGCCCCGTCGCGGTCCTGCACGTCGGCCGGCTGCGGGTCGAGCACCAGGGCGCGGCCGTCCGTGTCGACCAGGGCCTGGCGCTTGCGACCCTTCACCTTCTTGCCCGCGTCGTAGCCCCGCGGACCGCCGCTCTCCGTGGTCTTCACGCTCTGGCTGTCGAGCACGGCCGCGGTGGGCGAAGCCTCTCGCCCGGCCCGCTCGCGATCCAGCATGACGAGATGGTGGTTGATGCCGGCGAACAGGCCCTCATCGCGCCACGCGCTGAAGTAGCCGTACACCGTGCTCTTCGGGGGCAGGTCCTTCGGCAACAGGCGCCAGGGAACGCCGCCCCGCAGCACATAGAAAATGCCGTTCACAATCTCCCGCAACGACCACAGCCGGGGCCGTCCGAGCGGGTTGCCGGGCGGCAACAGCGGTTCGATGACGGCCCATTCGGCGTCGGTCAGATCGGTTGAGTAGCGGAGTTCGGAGCGGCTATGCTGCTCGCGGGTGGCCGGGGTCCACATGGCGGTTCCAGATCAGGTTTCAGCACCCTCCTGGAATCATCTCAGCCCCGGCCACTCAACCCCACGTGCCCTTATCGGACGGACACTGAAGGCCCCCTCCACGGCCGCCTAACCCGGCGCGCTCCGCCGACCCTTGCAACCGCCGCCCCATCGGCGCATAGTCACCGTTGCAGGACCCCCCACGTGAGCGGGTCAGCTTGCCTATCGGGTCCCCCACGGGATCGCAGGCCCCTTCCCCGCCCTCGGCGAACAAGGTGGCACTGTGCCCGATCGGACCTGCCCTCACCGGCTCAAGCCCCTCATCACCCTGGCCTTGTGCGCCGTCGCGCTGATCGGCCTCGTGATCGCCACCACCGCGGCATCGCGGCCCCGCGCCCACCCCGGCGCCGTGGCGGTCGACCATGTCCCGCCCGACGCCTGCGTGGCCTTCTACGGGCCCGGCCCGTGCCGCGAGCACGGCAGCACGGTGGTGGGATCGACCGACGCCGTCGCCGGGCCGCCGCCGGCGACCTGGCGCGGGAAGGTCGGGGCGCCGACCCCGCCCGAGGCCCGGCCATGACAGGTCCGGCTCCGTCGCGCCCGCGCGAGGTGCCCCGCGCGCCCGCGCGCTCCATCCCGATCCGCACCGTGCCCCGCGCCACGCTGGAGGCGCTGGTGGCCCGCCTCGTGGCGAGCGGGGCCGTGGTCGCGCCGACGAACGAGGCACCGCGATGAGGCTGACCCACGCCGAGCAGATCCTCATCGACATCCTGCGGGAGAAGGCCGAGGGCGGCCTCACGGTCACGCTCACCATCCTGCCGGAGGGCTGCACCGTCACGGCGGCGACGCCGGCCGACGGCGTCCGGCTCGGCGCGGGGCCGAGCGTCGAGGCGGCGCTGCGCAACCTCTGCGGAATGGACGCGCCCGCGGACGCCCTCGGCTCGGCGCCGAGTCCGGCACAGCATTGAGGAGCGCGACGTGGCGAAGATCATCGGGGGCAAACAGCTCCAGCCCTACCTGCAGGGCATGGCCGACCGCCTGTCCAAGGCGAAGACGGTCGACGTCGGCTTTCTGGAGGGCGCGACCTACCCGGACGGCACCAGCGTGCCGACCGTCGCCGCCCTGAACGAGTTCGGCACCAGCAAGGCGCCGCCCCGGCCGTTCTTCCGCACCATGATCGCGGCGAAGCAGGGCGAGTGGGGGCCGGCCTCGGGCCACCTGCTCAAGGCCAACAACTACGACGCGGCCAAGACGCTCGACCAGGCCGGCGCCGCGGTCGCCGGCCAGCTCCGCCAGTCCATCCTCACCTTCGACGGGGCGCCGCTGGCACCCGCGACGGTCAAGGCCAAGGGCTTCGCGACACCGCTGATCGACACCGGCCACATGAGCAACAGCGTGGACCACCGCGTGAACTCGGGAGACGAATGATGGACGCCTGCCTCACCGCGCCCCCGGCCGGCGCACCGGCCGACCTCCGCCGCCTCGACGCCGCCCTGTCGGCGCTCCGCCGGGCCGAGCGCGACGTCGCCGCGATCCTCACCTGCCTCGCCGAGGCCCGCAACGCCATCGCCGCGGC
The Lichenibacterium dinghuense genome window above contains:
- a CDS encoding recombinase family protein, whose product is MIVGYARTSTTEQVAGFEAQDRDLRAVGAERIFSEQVSSVAARPELEAAIGFVRQGDVFAVTKLDRLARSVANLLEIVARLEAKGVTLRILNLGLDTATPTGKLMLTVMGGVAEFERSMMLERQREGIAKAKAEGAYKGRKPTSRARSAEVAALKAEGRSVRAIAEALGISVGSVHGMLRVRPGSQAAQPMRRSSIMTDAA
- a CDS encoding IS5 family transposase — protein: MWTPATREQHSRSELRYSTDLTDAEWAVIEPLLPPGNPLGRPRLWSLREIVNGIFYVLRGGVPWRLLPKDLPPKSTVYGYFSAWRDEGLFAGINHHLVMLDRERAGREASPTAAVLDSQSVKTTESGGPRGYDAGKKVKGRKRQALVDTDGRALVLDPQPADVQDRDGAVPVLKQSRRSYPFIAKAFADAGYAGDKPDSATLIAVEIVRKPPGQVGFVVHPRRWVVERFFAWISRNRRLWKDPEATIASAKAFLYAASVMMLLRRIGCAA